Genomic window (Saccharothrix australiensis):
ACCGGATCATCCGCGAGGCGTTGACCAACGTCGTCCGGCACGCCCGCGCGCGCACCTGCGAGGTCCGGCTGTGGTGCGCGGACGGCCTGCACGTCGAGGTCGTGGACGACGGGTGCGGCGCGGACCGGGCCGCGTCGGCCGGCGTGGGGCTGGGCTCGATGCGGGAACGCGCGCACGAGGTCGGCGGGACGTGGGCGATGGAGGGCGCCGCCGCGGGCGGCACCCGGATCGCCGTCGCCCTGCCGGTCGCGGGCGCGGTGTGAGCGGGCGATGCCGCCGGCGCTGCGGGCGCTCGTCGTGGACGACCACCCGCTGTTCCGCTACGGGCTGTCGACCGCGCTGAGCGCCGCTTCCGACGTGGCCGTGGTGGGCGAGGCGTCCGGCGGGACGGCCGCGGTCGCGATGGCCGCCGCGCTGCGCCCGGACGTGGTGGTGATGGACCTCAACATGCCGGACCTGGGCGGGGTCGAGGCGACGCGGCGCATCGTGGCGCACGACCCCGGCGCGCGGGTGCTGGTGCTGACCATGTTCGACGACGACGATTCGGTGTCCGCCGCGATGCGCGCGGGCGCGCTGGGCTACCTGCTCAAGGCGGCCCGGCCGCAGCAGGTCGTGCGGGCGGTGCGGGCGGTCGCCGAGGGTGAGGCGATCTTCAGCCCGGCGATCGCGGCGCGGCTGTCGGCGTACTTCGGCGGCGCGGCCGGGTTCGGGGTGGCGGCGTTCCCGGAGCTGACCGCGCGGGAGCGGGAGGTGCTGCTGCTGATGGCCGTCGGCCGGGGCAACGCCGCGATCGCCCGCGTGCTGGTGCTCAGCCCGAAGACCGTGCGCAACCACGTGTCGAACATCCTGCGCAAGCTGCACGTCACCGACCGCGCGCAGGCGGTGTCCCGAGCGAAGCGGGCCGGTTTGGGCGACGAGCCGGGACACCTCGGGACCTGAGCCCGTGGTGCCGGGCCGCGTCGGCCGGCGACGATGTCGCCCAGGAAGGGCCGACACCACAAGCCGACGCCGCAGATCGGGCGGGAGCCGGTGACCCGCAGTCGGTGCCGGCGAGCGCATGCCGGGCTGGTTCCGGGCATCGGAGCCGGGAGCCGGGCAGCGGCGCCGAGGAGTCGGAAGCCGGGAGCGGGTCGCGAGGCGGGAGCGGACATGAACGGTGAGCGGATCGTGGTGGTCCTGCACGCGGCGGACCCCATCAGCAGGGTCGGGGTGACCACCGCGCTGCGGTCGCGGCCCGAGGTCCGGTTGGTGGAGCCCGGCGAGCCCGCCCCGGTCGCGCTGGTGGTGCTGGAGGTGCTAGACGGCGCGGCGCGGCGGCTGCTGCGCCGCCTCCAGGCGCCGGGCAGCCCGAACGTCGTGCTGGTCGCGGGTGACATCGCGGACCCCGCGCTGCTGGACGTCGTCGGCGGCGGCGTGTCGGCCGTCGTCCAGCGGTGCGACGCCACCCCGGACACGTTGGTGCGCCTGGTGAAGGCCGCCGCGGCGGGCCAGGGCGCGCTGCCGCCGGACCTGCTGGGCAGGCTGCTGGACCGGGTGTCCCGGTTGCAGCGCGACGTGCTGCACCCCCGCGGCTGGACGATGGCGGGCATGTCGGAACGGGAGGCCGAGGTGCTGCGGCTCGTCGCCGACGGGTTCGAGACCAGGGAGATCGCCGAGAAGCTGTGCTACTCGCAGCGGACCGTCAAGAGCATCCTGCACGACATCACCAACCGGTTCCGGCTGCGCAACCGCGCGCACGCCGTGGCGTTCGCGTTGCGGGAGGGGCTCATCTGACGCCCCGCGCGGGCCGTGCCGACGCCCTATTTCCACCCGCAACAACCGCACAAATAGGGATCTCCGCCTAGACCGTTCCATGCGTATTGGCCGACCCCGGATCGGTGCTACTGTGCGTCACCAGCCGACCGGAAAGGATTCATGA
Coding sequences:
- a CDS encoding response regulator translates to MPPALRALVVDDHPLFRYGLSTALSAASDVAVVGEASGGTAAVAMAAALRPDVVVMDLNMPDLGGVEATRRIVAHDPGARVLVLTMFDDDDSVSAAMRAGALGYLLKAARPQQVVRAVRAVAEGEAIFSPAIAARLSAYFGGAAGFGVAAFPELTAREREVLLLMAVGRGNAAIARVLVLSPKTVRNHVSNILRKLHVTDRAQAVSRAKRAGLGDEPGHLGT
- a CDS encoding helix-turn-helix transcriptional regulator, with translation MNGERIVVVLHAADPISRVGVTTALRSRPEVRLVEPGEPAPVALVVLEVLDGAARRLLRRLQAPGSPNVVLVAGDIADPALLDVVGGGVSAVVQRCDATPDTLVRLVKAAAAGQGALPPDLLGRLLDRVSRLQRDVLHPRGWTMAGMSEREAEVLRLVADGFETREIAEKLCYSQRTVKSILHDITNRFRLRNRAHAVAFALREGLI